A segment of the Candidatus Poribacteria bacterium genome:
CCTATCCGAGTCGGTCGTGGCGCGACGTTTGGCGACTACGACAGCGATGGCGATGTTGATATTTTCATCGTCAATAACCATGCAGCACCGACGCTATTGCGCAATGACGGTGGGAACCGTAACAATTGGCTGCATATAGAATTAATTGGCACCAATGCCAACCGAAACGCAGTCGGCACGAAGATTCAAGTGAAAACGACAGATCGGACACAGATACGCGAGGTTTATGCCGGTGATAGTTACATGTCTTTTAATAGTTTCATCACTGAATTCGGTGTAGGGAGTGCTACACAGGTCGAGCGTGTACAGGTCATCTGGTCGAACGGCGATACCCAAACGCTGCATAACGTGCCGACAAACCAACGACTCCGTATAATGCAGAAATAAGAACCAAGATTTATAGGATTATCAGATGTGCTATGATTTATGGAATCACACAAATCTTAAAATCATAAGAATCACAGTTCAGATTTTTTCTCTATGCTTAATCCTGCTCGCGTGCGGTGAGGATCCTGCCATCAAACGCGGCAAGGAATTAGTCAGAACTGGTGACACCGCGGCAGCGATTCAGCAGTTTGAATCGGTAATCAGACAAAATTCTTCTGATGCCGAAGCCTATTACCAACTCGGTTTAGCGTATGAAGAATTGAAAGACGCTACCCAAGCAACCGATGCTTTTAAAAACGCACAACGATTAGCACCCCAACGCCCAGAAATCGCACTCGCTCTCGGCCGCCTCCACTGGCACACTGGTAACCGGGACCTCGCCATTTCCCAATTTCAAAACCTGCTAAGCAATTCTTTAAATGAAGATGTCCACCTTCAGTTAGCGGCACTCACGGGAGATGCCTACCACGTTCAACGTCTCCGCACGGAAGGCAGCGACGATTACGAGCAGACCTTCACTGAAAAAGGGAACATGATGACCTTTACGGCGAAGTACACGGACGATTATAGTCCCGCAATTTCGCCCGATGGTAAGTGGCTCGCCTTCGCCTCAAACCGCCTCCAGAACGCTGAGTTGTATCTCATGGATCTCAACACACGTTCACTCCGTCAACTGACGCATACCGATGAACTTGACGAATACATGCCAGCATTTTCACCCGATGGAAAGTCGCTTGCCTTCGTGACAGAGCGTACCCGCGGCGGCATGATGCTCCCACCTGTCCAAGCAAGCGGTTCTGATCCGAGCAGTGCCTCGATTTATCTCATGGATATTGACGGAAGGAACCAACGTCCGGTAATTGATATAGAAGGTGCGCATCGCGCACCTGTCTTTTCTCCTGATGGAAAGCGGATCGCTTTTGAATCCAGAGCACCGACACGGGAAAACGGAAGCACGCCTGGAGATGCTAACAATGACGATACTTTGGAAATCTACATCATCCAGACAGACGGCACAAATCAGATGCAGCTGACCCATAACACTGTTGATGACGGACATCCAACGTGGGCACCCGATGGCAGACGGATTGCCTTTACCTCGATGGTGGAGGATGTCTATCAGATTTTCGTCATTAGTGCATCGGGTGGTACGGCGAAGCAGCTAACGTTCTCTAACGCAAGCCACTATCAGCCGACTTTCAGTCGAGACGGGAAGCGGATTATCTATATCTC
Coding sequences within it:
- a CDS encoding tetratricopeptide repeat protein; translation: MCYDLWNHTNLKIIRITVQIFSLCLILLACGEDPAIKRGKELVRTGDTAAAIQQFESVIRQNSSDAEAYYQLGLAYEELKDATQATDAFKNAQRLAPQRPEIALALGRLHWHTGNRDLAISQFQNLLSNSLNEDVHLQLAALTGDAYHVQRLRTEGSDDYEQTFTEKGNMMTFTAKYTDDYSPAISPDGKWLAFASNRLQNAELYLMDLNTRSLRQLTHTDELDEYMPAFSPDGKSLAFVTERTRGGMMLPPVQASGSDPSSASIYLMDIDGRNQRPVIDIEGAHRAPVFSPDGKRIAFESRAPTRENGSTPGDANNDDTLEIYIIQTDGTNQMQLTHNTVDDGHPTWAPDGRRIAFTSMVEDVYQIFVISASGGTAKQLTFSNASHYQPTFSRDGKRIIYISSAHNHYTLWMMNADGTNKTQLTSHVGAHFEPSLSGDGKTLVFSSDRSDHMRIYLMDLAQSVQEAELKARLAGL